The Sesamum indicum cultivar Zhongzhi No. 13 linkage group LG2, S_indicum_v1.0, whole genome shotgun sequence genome contains a region encoding:
- the LOC105180215 gene encoding uncharacterized protein LOC105180215 isoform X2 — translation MHQTLVRYSHRGNEIDFFNHQVTTSFLFFFLLTLFLLPKIVECKNSISPRGRIQLEIERFKIQCFLLSGSSASTTFGKNEEDGTSIVPPGLLRMIFSSKTGGLWEQLIYFSIYSSSGHFVFLLELSLLGFLNNLAIENIAGVKFVITSIMMLARKSVD, via the exons ATGCATCAGACTTTGGTGAGATACAGCCACAGGGGGAATGAAATTGATTTCTTCAATCATCAAGTTACAACTTCTTTTctgttcttcttcttattgACACTTTTTCTTCTACCAAAAATTGTTGAATGCAAGAATTCAATTAGTCCCAGAGGACGAATTCAACTGGAAATCGAAAGATTCAAGATTCAG TGTTTTCTATTGTCAGGCTCCAGTGCCTCTACAACTTTtgggaaaaatgaagaagatggcACTTCCATTGTACCCCCAG GATTATTGAGAATGATTTTTTCAAGCAAGACTGGAGGATTATGGGAACAGTTGATATATTTCAGTATATATTCATCAAGTGGAcactttgttttcttattgGAGTTAAGTCTCCTTGGGTTCCTCAACAACCTTGCCATCGAAAATATAGCTGGTGTGAAGTTTGTTATAACCTCCATTATGATGTTGGCTAGAAA GTCTGTAGACTGA
- the LOC105180215 gene encoding uncharacterized protein LOC105180215 isoform X1: MHQTLVRYSHRGNEIDFFNHQVTTSFLFFFLLTLFLLPKIVECKNSISPRGRIQLEIERFKIQCFLLSGSSASTTFGKNEEDGTSIVPPGLLRMIFSSKTGGLWEQLIYFSIYSSSGHFVFLLELSLLGFLNNLAIENIAGVKFVITSIMMLARKFVVAFIVFASSNLGLTFL, translated from the exons ATGCATCAGACTTTGGTGAGATACAGCCACAGGGGGAATGAAATTGATTTCTTCAATCATCAAGTTACAACTTCTTTTctgttcttcttcttattgACACTTTTTCTTCTACCAAAAATTGTTGAATGCAAGAATTCAATTAGTCCCAGAGGACGAATTCAACTGGAAATCGAAAGATTCAAGATTCAG TGTTTTCTATTGTCAGGCTCCAGTGCCTCTACAACTTTtgggaaaaatgaagaagatggcACTTCCATTGTACCCCCAG GATTATTGAGAATGATTTTTTCAAGCAAGACTGGAGGATTATGGGAACAGTTGATATATTTCAGTATATATTCATCAAGTGGAcactttgttttcttattgGAGTTAAGTCTCCTTGGGTTCCTCAACAACCTTGCCATCGAAAATATAGCTGGTGTGAAGTTTGTTATAACCTCCATTATGATGTTGGCTAGAAA GTTTGTTGTTGCTTTCATCGTCTTTGCTTCTTCAAATCTTGGCTTGACATTTTTATGA